In Kaistella faecalis, a genomic segment contains:
- a CDS encoding anhydro-N-acetylmuramic acid kinase, with protein MTFHAIGLMSGTSLDGLDICFAKFQRLNSEWKFSILQAETLPYSSVWEEKLKNSIHLNAEDLLALNSEYGFYLGEKVKEFISRNSLAKIDLIASHGHTVFHQPQRHFTLQIGDGRAIKISNNIPVAYDFRSQDVLMGGNGAPLVPIGDELLFSEFDACLNIGGFSNISTRNKGKRIAFDICPVNIVLNRYASTLGKKYDENGNSARNGKVNEKILTSLNSLGFYAENPPKSLGIEWVNQSIIPLLENETPQNILATFTEHAADQIAQIFNHYQFKNVLFTGGGTYNSYLIERIKAKSATDIIIASRELIDFKEALIFAFMGILKMNNEINVLCSATGSSADHSSGIIV; from the coding sequence ATGACCTTTCACGCAATCGGGTTGATGTCGGGAACAAGTCTCGACGGACTTGATATTTGTTTTGCCAAATTCCAAAGATTAAATTCCGAATGGAAATTCAGTATTCTTCAGGCTGAGACACTTCCCTATTCTTCTGTATGGGAAGAAAAGCTAAAGAATTCAATTCATTTGAATGCTGAAGATTTATTGGCACTGAATTCTGAATATGGTTTTTATCTCGGTGAAAAAGTAAAAGAATTTATTTCCAGAAATTCTCTCGCTAAAATTGATCTGATTGCATCGCACGGCCACACCGTTTTTCATCAGCCACAACGTCATTTCACGTTACAGATTGGTGATGGCAGGGCCATTAAAATTAGTAATAATATTCCTGTAGCCTACGATTTTCGCAGCCAGGATGTACTCATGGGAGGCAACGGTGCACCGTTGGTTCCGATTGGAGATGAACTTCTTTTTTCGGAATTTGACGCATGCCTGAATATTGGAGGATTCTCGAATATTTCTACGCGAAATAAGGGAAAAAGAATCGCTTTTGATATTTGTCCCGTGAATATTGTTCTTAACCGATACGCATCAACTCTCGGAAAAAAGTATGATGAAAATGGAAATTCTGCCAGAAACGGTAAGGTAAATGAAAAGATCTTAACATCATTAAATTCCCTTGGTTTCTACGCAGAAAATCCTCCAAAATCGCTGGGAATCGAATGGGTAAATCAGAGTATTATTCCGCTGCTCGAAAATGAAACGCCGCAGAATATTCTTGCAACTTTCACCGAACATGCGGCAGACCAAATTGCGCAGATTTTTAATCATTACCAGTTCAAGAACGTTTTATTTACAGGCGGGGGAACGTATAATTCCTATCTAATTGAACGCATTAAAGCCAAGTCAGCAACCGATATTATCATTGCTAGTCGGGAACTTATCGATTTTAAGGAAGCACTGATTTTTGCATTCATGGGTATTTTGAAAATGAATAACGAAATTAATGTACTTTGTTCTGCTACCGGGAGTTCGGCTGACCATTCGTCAGGAATAATCGTTTAA